In Brevibacillus brevis, a genomic segment contains:
- a CDS encoding accessory Sec system S-layer assembly protein has protein sequence MLSFLKNLLGNTPTRDEVRQHVQEESILPATDTEQSHQESLQESKTQAGVVTALSLHETWESKLSSQEKYALSFMAQELEPLQEGHISLAGTSLVPHDAGVEVTAFIRNSSDRPVRLGETTLVVLFGDQQLFTRQVFDLSEIGEIPPRSARPWSFVFEREHFLQVDVLLVNWKVAFEMAQKKMVLPQQLELEESWIKTLSDEQKNSLIELAKRLPSIKEGEVNIQSVQVRRDQDGSLNVMLLIRNGSTQSLSFEKLPLVLHDATGEIVAQGLFELGSLTVNANTSKPWLFIFPPESIQKDEPDFSRWKVSVPQG, from the coding sequence ATGCTATCCTTCTTGAAAAATTTATTGGGGAATACGCCAACACGTGATGAGGTCAGGCAGCACGTGCAGGAAGAGTCTATTCTGCCCGCTACTGATACCGAACAGTCACATCAGGAATCGCTTCAGGAATCAAAAACACAAGCGGGTGTCGTGACGGCACTCTCCCTGCATGAAACGTGGGAATCAAAGCTGAGCAGCCAGGAGAAATACGCGCTGTCCTTTATGGCGCAGGAATTGGAGCCGCTTCAAGAAGGCCATATTTCATTAGCGGGCACCTCGCTCGTTCCGCACGATGCCGGGGTCGAAGTGACGGCATTTATCCGAAATAGCTCGGATCGCCCTGTACGTCTGGGAGAGACGACGCTGGTGGTATTGTTCGGGGATCAGCAGTTGTTTACCCGCCAGGTCTTTGACTTGTCCGAAATAGGGGAAATTCCGCCGCGATCCGCAAGACCGTGGTCGTTTGTATTTGAGCGGGAGCACTTTCTGCAAGTCGATGTCCTGCTGGTGAATTGGAAAGTCGCTTTTGAGATGGCGCAAAAGAAAATGGTGCTGCCGCAGCAGCTGGAGCTGGAAGAGTCGTGGATCAAGACGCTGTCGGATGAGCAAAAGAACTCGCTGATTGAGCTGGCAAAGCGACTGCCTTCTATTAAAGAAGGAGAGGTAAACATCCAGAGCGTGCAAGTCCGCCGCGACCAGGATGGGTCTCTGAATGTGATGCTGCTGATTCGCAACGGCTCGACCCAATCGCTTTCGTTTGAGAAGCTCCCACTGGTACTCCATGATGCGACGGGCGAGATCGTGGCCCAAGGTTTGTTCGAGCTGGGAAGTCTGACGGTGAATGCGAATACGAGCAAGCCGTGGCTATTTATCTTCCCGCCGGAAAGCATTCAAAAAGATGAGCCCGATTTTTCCCGTTGGAAGGTCAGTGTCCCGCAAGGTTGA